Within the Pseudomonadota bacterium genome, the region AAAATTATCTTCCCATGCAACCTGGGGATGTGCCGGCCACTTATGCAAATATTGATGATCTTGTGCGTGATGTTGGTTTCAAACCCAGTACTCCCATTAAGATGGGGATAAGAAACTTTGTCGATTGGTATCGAGAATACTATAAAATTTAAAGAGATTGGTGCATGAATATCACTATAATTGGTGCGGGGTATGTCGGTCTCGTGACTGGTGCATGCCTTTCCGAGTTCGGTCATCAGGTCTGTTGTCTGGACCTTGACAAACGAAGGATTGAATGTCTTAACAAAAAGGAAATTCCGATTTATGAACCAGGTCTTGATTCTCTTGTCGCAAAAAATATTAGCGACCGACGGCTGATTTTTACCGCCGACTTGAAAAAATCCATGGAGCAGGTTGATGCAGTCTTTATCGCAGTAGGAACCCCTTCCCATCGTCGGGGAGATGGTTACGCCGATCTGACTTATATCTATCAAGCTGCAAAAGACATTGCTATACATATCAAATCTTACACGGTTGTAATTGACAAAAGCACGGTCCCTGTGGGTACTGCACGCCAAGTTGCAAGGCTCATCAGGGAAGTGAATCCCGAAGCAGATTTTGATGTGGTTTCCAATCCGGAATTTTTAAGGGAAGGTGCCGCAATTAATGATTTTATGCGTCCAGACAGAGTAGTAATCGGATCGGATTCGGATCGAGCGACAAATATCCTAAAAGAAATTTATAACCCCTTATATTTAATATCTACCCCTTTTGTTATAACAACACCGGAAACTGCTGAACTTGTTAAATATGCAGCCAATGCTTTTCTTGCAATCAAGATCAGTTTTATCAATGAAATGGCCAATATTTGTGAATCTGTTGGAGCAGATGTTAAAGACCTCGCCAAAGGCGTTGGGCTGGATGGAAGAATTGGTAGTAAATTCCTGCATCCCGGACCAGGGTATGGAGGGTCATGCTTTCCGAAAGATACTAAAGCGTTGTTGAGAACGGCGCAAGAATTTGGTGAGACGGCCAGATTGGTTGAAGCAGCTATCGAAATTAATTCTGCACAGAAAGCCAGGATGGTTAAAAAGATCAAGGATGCTCTTGGCGGTGATGTTGCGGGGAAGACAATAGGCGTGCTTGGCTTGACATTTAAACCTGAGACTGATGATTTACGTGAATCTCCGGCATTGACAATCATGTCCGCACTCGTTGAGAAGGGAGCCAGAATCATCGCTTTTGATCCACAAGGGATGAAAGAGGCCAGCAGGTTATTTCCTGAATTTCACTATGCGAAAAATGCCTATGATGTTTGTAAAAAAGCTGATGCGGTGGTACTTATGACTGAATGGAACCAGTTTCGGGCCCTTGATCTTGGTCGGATAAAAAGCCTCATGAAATCCCCGATCTTTGTTGATCTGAGGAATGTTTATGAACCAGGAAAGATGCGTAGCCTTGGGTTTAAATATTCGTCGGTGGGGAGATAGCTTGGACCACATGTTTCGCTATCAAAAGTATTGTGAACGTGTTAGGTCAATATGTCAATTCAACTGATGTCATATTGTCCGATACAAATAATCACTCATATAATTTTATATGCCAGGTTCATCGGTTTTATGATTATGTTTTTCGAGTGTTTTCACCGGTCAATCAATTTGATGGAGTGACAATATATGATTCAAGGATCACAATTTAAAGAAGCTCAGCACCCAAACAAAGAAGAACCAAGTCAGCGCGCAGAAGATGAAATTAATCTTATTGAGATTTCTCTGATAATTTTTCGTCATTGGAAATGGTTGTTCGGAGTCACTTTGGTTTTTGTGTCTGGTGTAGTCAGTTATGCATATCTGTCTCCTCCATCATACAGGGTTGACGCAATTCTTTTGCCTCCCCCAGCGCCTCAGATTATGGTTGGATTTAACCAGTTATTGTGCGATATGCCTGTTGATAATAACAGGGTTGAAGCGAATGTTTCCCCAATCTCAAATTATCAGAAATTACCGGGAGGGGGGGAACTGTTATTGTGTGCTTTGACGGCCGATAATATTTTCAAACAGACCGTTCTGAACCTTAATAGTTTCGCGGTACAAGACGAATTTATTAAAAATAATCCGAGTTTTTTCGGGAAGTTTGACATCTCTTTACGCGTAGAAAATAATCCGGCAGAAGGTGTTATCGTCGCTTTGGAAGGCAATGAGCGGGGAAAGCTCACTGAAGATATGAATGAATATTTATCCTATATTTCCGATATCACTGCAACTCAACTTATTGAAGGAACGAAGGCAAGGTTTGTAGCGAAAATCAATGAACTGGAAGACGTTATTGATATTTTGAGAATACGAGCAAAAATGGACCGTCAGGACAGGGTAATTGTTCTTCGGGAAGCACTGGAAATTGCCAGAAGAATTGGGATTACAGATATGGTCATCAATCCGGCTGATGCCCCATTATACCTCCGTGGTATAACGGCTCTCACAGCAGAAATCGAGGTCCTGGAGAACTGGGACGAAGATAAGTGGCCAATTAAAGGACTCCACGATTTTCAAAACGATATAAATCGCCTTTCATCGTTAAATGTAGGTAGTATCTCGATTCAACCATTTCAGATTGGTCGAACTGTGAAGGTACCATCGGAACCTTTCCGTCCAAACCGCCTTTTAATTATATTTTTGGGAATATTTGCAGGGTTGCTTTCCGGCATTATTTCATGCTTTGCTGTGAATGCGATAAAAACGATGACTTTTCATCGTGAAGCTGAATTTTAAAGCAAATAAATTTGAAAATTGTTTATGAGCTTTCTGTAGTGGAATTTAACAACCTGCTAAAGGTGATGTCCCGTGGAATTAATGAAAGTCTGATATAAACTCTTGAAAAATATGGGGACCATCGGTTGGTTGACTCCTGAACATATTATATTTGGACTCAGATTTTAATCTCTCTCACTGGGTTTAATTCCCCGCTGATTGCTGCGTTTATGCCAGATAAACACAATTGAATACCCGCTTTCGAAGAGCGAAAAATTAGGTTCATTCGCTTTTAAGTTGAAAGCCGTGGATTAAGTAATCCACAGTGTTGATGGATTTTGAGGAGGAAATAGGCAACGTCTTTGTAGCCGTAGGCCATCCTCTTTAACCGTTTGATCTTGTTGTTGATTCCCTCGGAGATGGCCGAGGTGATCCGCATCCTGAAGAAGTTCAGGATGAAATGCCGCTTGCGGAAGAATTTCTGTGCCAGCTCCATAAAGGCCGGGATTTTGGATGCGAATGCCGCTCCGATCCATTGCCTGAGTCCAGCTTGGGCGGTTTTGCGCGAGTCGGATCGGTAGATTTCGAGGAACTGTTCCTTGAGCAGCATGGCTCGATAGACTGTGTCGTTCAGCTTGGCCAATTGCTCCAGAACATCACGCTGTCGTTTTGATGAGTTTCCTTGCATCAGGATGAACTTTTTGCGGCAGTGAAGCAGATCGGCCAGATCAGTAGCTTTGTCGTGCCTGGCCTTGCGGAGTTCCTCTTTGCGGACCGTGTCCATGGCGTCGTTGAGATAGCTTTTGACATGGAAGTGGTCGAGAACGGTCAGGGCATTTTTCGCATGGTGCTTGATTGACGATAGAAAGCCACGGGCACCGTCACAGGCGACGGCGTCAATCTTCGACGATTTCTCCTGGCCCAAGGCCGAGAAGAAGGCATCCAGAGTGCTTTTGCCGCGACCGTCATGATTCCAGATGAC harbors:
- a CDS encoding ISL3 family transposase, producing the protein MHLKTITELLALPNFQVASVLEQNETSIHLYVDLVEPVAPVCSACGVVHHAPVHSTGWIMVEDMPIAGKRTFLYIPKRKARCPIDGKIRVEQFGVLRGRFTRRFAEQVYRLTSITTNAEAGWFLKLDDETVYRIDRGILEELALEKLSPVPAPSIMSVDEVAWQKWHKYVTNVVDIERRKVIWNHDGRGKSTLDAFFSALGQEKSSKIDAVACDGARGFLSSIKHHAKNALTVLDHFHVKSYLNDAMDTVRKEELRKARHDKATDLADLLHCRKKFILMQGNSSKRQRDVLEQLAKLNDTVYRAMLLKEQFLEIYRSDSRKTAQAGLRQWIGAAFASKIPAFMELAQKFFRKRHFILNFFRMRITSAISEGINNKIKRLKRMAYGYKDVAYFLLKIHQHCGLLNPRLST
- a CDS encoding UDP-glucose/GDP-mannose dehydrogenase family protein, whose translation is MNITIIGAGYVGLVTGACLSEFGHQVCCLDLDKRRIECLNKKEIPIYEPGLDSLVAKNISDRRLIFTADLKKSMEQVDAVFIAVGTPSHRRGDGYADLTYIYQAAKDIAIHIKSYTVVIDKSTVPVGTARQVARLIREVNPEADFDVVSNPEFLREGAAINDFMRPDRVVIGSDSDRATNILKEIYNPLYLISTPFVITTPETAELVKYAANAFLAIKISFINEMANICESVGADVKDLAKGVGLDGRIGSKFLHPGPGYGGSCFPKDTKALLRTAQEFGETARLVEAAIEINSAQKARMVKKIKDALGGDVAGKTIGVLGLTFKPETDDLRESPALTIMSALVEKGARIIAFDPQGMKEASRLFPEFHYAKNAYDVCKKADAVVLMTEWNQFRALDLGRIKSLMKSPIFVDLRNVYEPGKMRSLGFKYSSVGR